From the genome of Pseudonocardia sp. EC080619-01:
TCGTCTACCAGACGTCGTCGGTGACCAGCCTGCGCGACGCCAACGGCGGGATCCTGCGCGGCCTGCTGCAGGTCGGCCCGACCGTCATCCCCGCACCCGGAGCCGACGAGCTCACCCCGACCCCCCGATAGGAGGTGACTCCACGATGAAGATCCCCCACTCCGCGCTGCCGGCGATCCGGACGACGATCCTGCTCGCCTTCACCGCCGCGTCGGCGTTCGTGTTCCTGTTCTTCTGGACCTCCGTCGGTGGCTACGTCCCGGGCTACACGCAGGACGAGTACCGCACCACGTTCGACGTGGACCAGGTCAACAACCTGGTGCCCCAGTCGGACGTGACGCTCAACGGGGTCAAGGTGGGGAAGGTCCTGACCATCGAGGCGACGCCCGAGGGGCGCGCCGAGGTGGTCATGAACCTGACCGACGAGAACGCCGTGCCGCTGCACGAGGGCGTGACCGGCCGGATCAACGCCAAGACCCTCGTCGAGGAGACCTACGTGTCCCTCACCGACGGCGCCGGGGCCGAGCTCCCCGCGGACTCCCGGCTCCCGGACGGTGCCGTCGAGCCCCCGGTGCTCCTGGACGACCTGATCCGCACGTTGCCCGAGGACCGGCGGGTGGCGCTGTCGTCGACCCTGCAGTCGCTCGGGTCGGCCACCCGGGACACCCAGGCCGGCGTCTCCGGCGCGCTCGACGGCCTCGGGCAGCTGGGCCGGGAGGGCGGCACGGCGCTCGACGCGCTCGCCGCCCAGTCGAAGGACCTGGAGCAGCTGTCCACGAACACCGCCGCGGTGCTCGCCGCGCTGGACATCCAGCGCGGCCGGATCGCCGACCTGGTGACCGACGCGAACATGGTCACCGAGGTCACCGCGGGCAGCCGCACGGACCTGGAGAACACCATCCGGGAGCTCCCGCCGACGCTGGCCGCGGCGAACGACGCCGGCGACGACCTGTCCCGGCTCGCCGGCGGGCTCGCCCCGGTGGCGGAGAACCTGGACCGGGCGGCGCCGTCGCTGAACGCGGCCCTGAACGAGCTGCCGCAGACGACGGCCGACCTGCGCGGGCTGCTGCCGGCGCTGGACCGGACGCTGGACAAGGCGCCGCCGACGCTGGACCGGGTCCCCGTCCTGTCCGACGACCTGCAGCGGCTGCTGCCGGACGCCGACCGGGCCCTGACCCAGCTCAACCCGATGCTGGAGTACCTGAAGCCGTACGGCGGCGACCTCTACCAGTTCTTCACCAGCTTCGGCTGGACGGTCTCGCGCGGCGACGCGAACGGCACCCTGCTCCGGGTGATGCCGGTGTTCCACGCCCAGTCGTTCAAGGGCAACCCGGTCCCGTTGAACGAGGTCCCGCCGCTGGACGACAACAACCCGTACCCGCGGCCCGGCACCCAGGAGAACCCCGAGGACGACGCCCCGCCGCCGCAGGTGGCGGACCCGGGACCGGCCGACCGGCGGCCGGCGCCCGGACCGGCGCCGACCGCCGGGCCGCAGCCCGAGGGCGACGCGGCGCGCGGCGACGCACCGCCGGCCGACGCACCGGCCGACGACTCCGGCGGCGGTGGACTGCTGTCCGGGCTGGGAGGCCGATGAGCGTGTTCCGTCGTCTCCGTCCGACCCTCGAGGGGCGCGGGGCCTCGTTCGCGGCCGTGCGCCCCTCGGGGCGTTCCTGGTCCGCGCTGCTCCTCGCACTCGTCGTGGCCGCGCTGACGGTCGTCGGTGTGTCCAGGGTGGAGGTCGAGACCGGCGTCGAGTCGTTCCTGCCGTCGTCGGACCCGTCGGTGCAGCGCTACGAGGAGCTCGCCCGGTCCTTCGGCGGTGACCCGATCGTCGTGCTGCTCCGTGCTCCGGAGCGGCCCGGCCTCCTCGACCGCGAGGTCCTGCCGCAGGTGCTCGGGGCCGAGGGCGAGCTCTCCCGGCTGGGGGACGTGGCGTCGGTGTACGGGCCGGCGACCACGCTCAACCAGATGGCGTCGCAGTCGCAGAAGCTGCTCGCCGAGCTGACCGGCCGCCGGGACGGCCTGCAGCGCGCCGCCTCGATCACGGCCGAGCAGCGCGGTGAGGACCCGGCCGCGGCCGGCCGCGCCGCGACCGACGCCTTCGACGCCCGCTACGGCCCGCTGATCGTGCAGGGCCTGCCGGTGGGGCTGCCGACCCTGCGCAACCAGCGCTTCGTCGAGAACGCGGTCTTCAACGACGCCGGCGCGCCCCGCCCGCAGTGGCGGTACGTGGTGCCGGACGAGCGGTCGCTGGCGATCCTCGTCCGCCCGCGGGAGGGCCTGGACCAGGCCGGTACCGAGCGGCTGGTGGCCGAGGTCCGCGACACCGTCTCGGCGGCGGGGCTGCCCGCCGAGGCGACCGTGTCCGGCGTCCCCGCCATCACCGCCTCGCTCGGCTCGGCGGTCGACGCCGAGGCACCGGTGATCGGCGCGGTCGCGGTCGGCGCGATCGGGCTCTGCCTGTTCCTGGTGCCCTGGACCCGGCGGCGACGGCGGCTGGTCCCGCTGGCGGTGACCCTCACCGCGACCGCGGCGACCCTCGCCGTCCTCGGGTGGGCGGGACGACCGGTCTCGCTCGGCGTCGTCGCCTTCCTCCCGGTGCTGGTCGGGCTGGGCAGCTACTACCCGACCTACTTCGCCCGGGGCGCCCGGCCGCGGACGGTCGCGGTCGTCGCGGCCGGGACGGCGGCCGGGTTCGGGGCCCTGGGGCTCTCACCGCTGCCGTTCGTCCGGGACCTCGGGCTCACGCTCGCCCTCGGCGTCGCGTTCGCGGTGGCGGTCGGCTGGTTCGTCTACCGGCCCGGCGGGTGGGTCGGCCCGGACGTCGCGCCGGAGCCGGGCCCCGGCGCCGCGCCGGACCGTGTGCCCGTGCCGGACCCCGCCCCGGCCCGGCCGCCACGCCGGGCGCGGACCGCGGTCGTCGCGGCCGTGCTGCTCGCCGTCGCCGGCTGGGCGACGCTGCCGCTGCTCCCGTTGCAGACCAGCGTGGACGCGCTGTCGGAGGGCCTGCCCGCGGTCTCCGACGCGAGTGAGGTCGAGCGGGTTCTCGGTTCCGGTGGCGAGCTCGCCGTCGTCCTGCGCACCGCGGACGGCCCGGCGGGCGAACAGGCCGACGTCCTCACCCCGGAGGCGTGGGAGTGGATGACCCGGGCCCAGCAGGAGATCGTCCGCGGTCACGGCGACGAGGCACGGCCCGCGCTGTCGGCGCCGTCGCTGCTGTCGTTCCTCGGGCCGACCCCCACCCCGGAGCAGATCCGGGCCGGGGTGCGGCTGCTGCCGCCGTACCTCACCGGGGCGGTGCTCCGGCCCGACGGCGACATGGCGGTGCTGTCGTTCGGCGTCCGGCTCGACGACCTGGACCGGCTGCGCGACCTCACCGGCGCGATCACGGCCGGGCTGCCACCGGCACCGCCCGGGTTCGTCGCCGAGGTCTCCGGCCTGCCCGCCGTCGCCGTGCAGGGCTACGAGCTGGTCTCGGCGGACCGCTACCTCGCCGGTACCGCCGGGCTCGTGGCGGCGGGGCTCGTCCTGGCCGTCGGGCTCCGGCACCGGCGCGATGCCGGACGTGCGGTGCTCGCCGCCGTCCTCGCCACCGGGGCCAACCTGCTCCTGCTGTGGGTGACCGGCACCCCGCTGAACCCGCTGACCGTGGCGCTGGGCTCGCTGACCGCCGCCGTCGGCTGCGAGTTCACCGTCATGACCGCCGACGCGGTCCGCACGCGCGACCCCCGGCTGCGGACCGCGGTGACCCTGGCCGCCCTCACCTCGGGTACCGGGTTCGCCGTGCTGGCGCTGTCCGATCTCGCCGTCATGCGCGAGTTCGGCCTGCTGCTGGCCCTGTCCGTCCTGCTGTCCTACCTGGCCGCACGGCTCGTGGTGCGGGCGTTCCCGCCCGCCGGGGCCCCGGCCGGACCCCCTCCCCGGAGTACCTCCTCCGGTGAGCAGCTCGTTGGAGTGATGTGATGCGTGTCAAGTCCACACTGGCGTGGACCGCCGGAGAAGCCCTGCACGCCGCGCGGTCGACGTGGCCGGGGCGGATCGTCGCCGCGGTGCTCGTCCTGGCGGTCGTCGCGGGCGTCGGCGGAGGTCTCTGGTGGCAGTCCCGGCAGGTGCCGGACGGCGCGGCGCTCGCCGTCGGCGAACGGGTCGTCACCGTCCCCGAGCTCGACGAGCGGGTGCAGACCCTGCGCGCCCTCTACGGCGTCGAGCCGCCCACCGACGATCCGGCGAGGATGGACGGCTTCCGGCGGGACGCGGCCAAGGCCGTCGCGGTGAGCATGGTGCTGGAGGACCGCGCCGCCGAGCTGGGCGTCGGGGTCGCCGACGCCAAGGTGCGCCAGACCCTCGACCAGTACGTCACCCAGCAGCTCGGGCCCGGGCCGTCCGCGCGGGACGAGTTCGTGACCGTGCTCGGCAACGTCGGCACCTCGGAGGACAAGGTCCTCGGCGAGATCCGCCAGCAGATGGCGGTCGGTGAGCTGTTCAACCGGGTCACCGAGGGCGTGACCACCTCCGACGACGACCTGCGGGCCGCCTTCCCGCAGTACGCGCAGCGGCTGGGGAAGCCGGAGTCCCGCGAGCTCGCCAACATCGTCGTGACCAACAAGGAGGCGGCCGACCGGGTCGCCGCCGAGCTGCGCGGCGGCGGCGACTTCGCGGCGGCCGCCCGGGCGAACAGCATCGACAACGCCACCCGTGACGCCGGTGGCGCGATGGGCACGGTGAGCGCGGAGCAGCTCCAGCCCGAGTACGCGAAGGCCGCGTTCGGGGTCCCGTCCGGGCAGGTGTTCGGGCCGGTGCAGAACCAGTTCGGCTGGAACGTCGGCCGGGTCGGCGCGGTCACCCCGGGCGTCCCGGCGGAGTTCGACCAGGTGAAGGACAAGCTCCGCCAGCTCGTCGACTTCGACCGGAGGCTCGCGGCCTGGGGGGAGTGGATGACCGACTCGCTGTCCGGCGGGGACGTCCGCTACGCCGACGACTACCGGCCCGTCGACCCGGACTCGGCACCGACCGGCGGCACCCCCGGCCTGCCGCCGGGAGCCCCGAACACGGTCCCGCCCGCCCCGGGCGGTGGCGGGTGAGCGTCGTCCTGGCCTTCGCCGGGGTCGGCGTCCTGCTCGTCCTCATGGGGTGGGCGGGGCGCCGGAACTCGGTGCGCCTCGGCGCGGTGCCCGGGATGCTGCCCGCCCACGAGTCGCACCGGATCCGGGTGATCCACCGCGGTGCGACGACCTGCCTCGCGGTGGGGGTCGCCTTCGTCGTCGTCGGGATCATCGCCCCGCTGCTCTGAGCTACGGCGCCACGGCCGCGGCCCGCACCGGGTCGCCGTTCGGGTTCACCGGGAACCAGGTGCCGCCGAAGGCCTCGACGCCCTGGCCGGCGATCGTGCCGGGTGCGGTGTCCCCGGCGAACCGGTGCAGCGCGT
Proteins encoded in this window:
- a CDS encoding MlaD family protein yields the protein MKIPHSALPAIRTTILLAFTAASAFVFLFFWTSVGGYVPGYTQDEYRTTFDVDQVNNLVPQSDVTLNGVKVGKVLTIEATPEGRAEVVMNLTDENAVPLHEGVTGRINAKTLVEETYVSLTDGAGAELPADSRLPDGAVEPPVLLDDLIRTLPEDRRVALSSTLQSLGSATRDTQAGVSGALDGLGQLGREGGTALDALAAQSKDLEQLSTNTAAVLAALDIQRGRIADLVTDANMVTEVTAGSRTDLENTIRELPPTLAAANDAGDDLSRLAGGLAPVAENLDRAAPSLNAALNELPQTTADLRGLLPALDRTLDKAPPTLDRVPVLSDDLQRLLPDADRALTQLNPMLEYLKPYGGDLYQFFTSFGWTVSRGDANGTLLRVMPVFHAQSFKGNPVPLNEVPPLDDNNPYPRPGTQENPEDDAPPPQVADPGPADRRPAPGPAPTAGPQPEGDAARGDAPPADAPADDSGGGGLLSGLGGR
- a CDS encoding RND transporter, with product MSVFRRLRPTLEGRGASFAAVRPSGRSWSALLLALVVAALTVVGVSRVEVETGVESFLPSSDPSVQRYEELARSFGGDPIVVLLRAPERPGLLDREVLPQVLGAEGELSRLGDVASVYGPATTLNQMASQSQKLLAELTGRRDGLQRAASITAEQRGEDPAAAGRAATDAFDARYGPLIVQGLPVGLPTLRNQRFVENAVFNDAGAPRPQWRYVVPDERSLAILVRPREGLDQAGTERLVAEVRDTVSAAGLPAEATVSGVPAITASLGSAVDAEAPVIGAVAVGAIGLCLFLVPWTRRRRRLVPLAVTLTATAATLAVLGWAGRPVSLGVVAFLPVLVGLGSYYPTYFARGARPRTVAVVAAGTAAGFGALGLSPLPFVRDLGLTLALGVAFAVAVGWFVYRPGGWVGPDVAPEPGPGAAPDRVPVPDPAPARPPRRARTAVVAAVLLAVAGWATLPLLPLQTSVDALSEGLPAVSDASEVERVLGSGGELAVVLRTADGPAGEQADVLTPEAWEWMTRAQQEIVRGHGDEARPALSAPSLLSFLGPTPTPEQIRAGVRLLPPYLTGAVLRPDGDMAVLSFGVRLDDLDRLRDLTGAITAGLPPAPPGFVAEVSGLPAVAVQGYELVSADRYLAGTAGLVAAGLVLAVGLRHRRDAGRAVLAAVLATGANLLLLWVTGTPLNPLTVALGSLTAAVGCEFTVMTADAVRTRDPRLRTAVTLAALTSGTGFAVLALSDLAVMREFGLLLALSVLLSYLAARLVVRAFPPAGAPAGPPPRSTSSGEQLVGVM
- a CDS encoding peptidyl-prolyl cis-trans isomerase; this encodes MRVKSTLAWTAGEALHAARSTWPGRIVAAVLVLAVVAGVGGGLWWQSRQVPDGAALAVGERVVTVPELDERVQTLRALYGVEPPTDDPARMDGFRRDAAKAVAVSMVLEDRAAELGVGVADAKVRQTLDQYVTQQLGPGPSARDEFVTVLGNVGTSEDKVLGEIRQQMAVGELFNRVTEGVTTSDDDLRAAFPQYAQRLGKPESRELANIVVTNKEAADRVAAELRGGGDFAAAARANSIDNATRDAGGAMGTVSAEQLQPEYAKAAFGVPSGQVFGPVQNQFGWNVGRVGAVTPGVPAEFDQVKDKLRQLVDFDRRLAAWGEWMTDSLSGGDVRYADDYRPVDPDSAPTGGTPGLPPGAPNTVPPAPGGGG